The Triticum aestivum cultivar Chinese Spring chromosome 7B, IWGSC CS RefSeq v2.1, whole genome shotgun sequence genome window below encodes:
- the LOC123159690 gene encoding B-box zinc finger protein 32-like, producing MCGATARCALCGAPADVHCAADAAFLCAPCDARVHGANFLASRHRRTRVYAHKAATEEEEALSGMTTSSSCVSTADSATTATTAAPLGRRPKIRSSPRARGEEVLEGWAKKMGLPAAVARRRAAAAARTLRAVAAAPRRVPLRVAMAAALCLEVMAAHVGSAHEAGDALRRLEACAHVPARVLVEVASSMGRARASRPAAAAVDAEEGWGECP from the coding sequence ATGTGTGGCGCGACGGCAAGGTGCGCGCTGTGCGGCGCGCCGGCGGACGTGCACTGCGCGGCCGACGCGGCGTTCCTCTGCGCGCCCTGCGACGCCAGGGTCCACGGCGCCAACTTCCTCGCCTCCCGCCACCGCCGCACGCGCGTCTACGCGCACAAGGCtgcgacggaggaggaggaggccctgtCCGGGATGACCACGTCCAGCTCCTGCGTGTCCACCGCCGACTCCGCCAcaacggcgacgacggcggcgccgCTGGGGCGGAGGCCCAAGATCAGGAGCAGCCCCCGCGCGCGGGGtgaggaggtgctcgaggggtggGCCAAGAAGATGGGCcttccggcggcggtggcgcgcagGCGCGCCGCGGCGGCCGCGCGCACGCTCCGGGCCGTGGCCGCGGCGCCGAGGAGGGTGCCGCTGCGCGTCGCGATGGCGGCCGCGCTGTGCCTGGAGGTGATGGCGGCTCACGTCGGCAGCGCCCACGAGGCCGGCGACGCGCTACGGCGGCTGGAGGCGTGCGCGCACGTGCCGGCGAGGGTGCTCGTGGAGGTGGCTTCGTCCATGGGCCGCGCGCGCGCCAGcagaccggccgccgccgccgtggacGCCGAGGAGGGCTGGGGCGAGTGCCCGTGA